CGTTGATGGGCGAGGTTCAGGCGTCGAGGTCGACGATTATGCGGTCGTTGAAGTGGTTGGAGGCTGAGGGGCTGATCACACGTGAGCAGGGCTTTGAGCGTTCCGTGTTCGGCGGGATGCGGAAGACGAACAGCGTGTATCAGTTGATGATCCCCGAGAAGATTTCGCGGGCTCGGGTGCGGGATCGGCACCCTCAAGAGGTGCGTCCTTTGAGGGGTGTTGTGGGGTCGGATGAGCGTGGTGTCACCGGTGACACGGTTGAGGTGGCCGAGGATAAAGGGCCTAGTCAGTCCCAATGTGTCATGGGTGACACAACGGAGGCACCCGAGGACGAAGTGCCTAGTCAGTCCCAATGTGTCATGGGTGACACAACGGAGATACCCGAGGACAAAATGCCTAGTCAGTCCCAATGTGTCACCGGTGACACATTGGGTGACCGTTGTGTCATGGGTGACACATCCGTTGTGTCACCGGTGACACAACGTATTAAGGAAGAACCCTCACCTAGGAACCCATCCCCTCCCAACCCTCCCCTGCCGGCGTCGTCTGTGTCGGCGTCGACGGCGACGCCTGGACTGGACGGGTCGGGGCAGGACGATTCCAGTAAGTCGACCGTGGCGGATCGGGTTGACACGTCGGCCCAGGAGCTCGACTGTGACGCGGGTGTGGCTGACTGGGACCTGGTGCGTGAGTGTCTGCCTGAGCCGATGCAGGTCCTTGATGATGTGGGCGCTGCCCGTCTGACTCCGATTCTGGCGGCTTTGACGGCTGGTGGATGGTCGCCTCGACAGGTGCGCAACCATCTGCAGGCCCAGCCTTTGCCGGAGTATGTGCATTCGATGGCGGGTCTGGTGTGTGCCCGGTTGCGGCGGCTGCCGGTGACTCATCCGCCGACTAGCCATGACGCAACCCCGACTCCGGCGGTGATGACTGACGCGGACCGTGAGGTCGAGGCGCGCCGGAGGGCGTGGCTTGATGATCCGCAGGCGCAGGCCAGACATCGTCGGCAGATTGCCGAGGCGCGTGCTGTGATCCGTGCGGCTCGAGTCAGTCAGGACGTCTCGTGAACACGCTTGGCGTGGTGGCGGGGCGTGCCCCGCCGACCCAGCAACATCCGCCGATCGACAACACGTGATGAATGCCGTGATCTTTTAACGTAAGGACTTTTGATAATGCTTGGTAGGAAGAAACGAGTGGGGGTGGCAACCCTCGTGGCTGCTGGCCTCATAGCCGCTTCGGCGGCGACAGCGTATGGTGATTCGTATTCTTGGAATGGGAAAACGACTCATTATGTGGGCGTGAAGATTAATTACAGCGATGGTTGGATTGGGTCCTATCGCCTCGACAACAAAACCCATCGTGGGTCGACCGGCCAGTTCTATTGCGCCGACCCCTCGCGGATCGGCCCGTCTGTTGGTGGCACGTATCAGTCTCGGGGGTCGACGAGGACGTGGGCGCGTGACGGTGGTGGATCGCTGTCGCCGGCGGCGGTGGCACAGGTTGCCTGGGTGCTTGGCAAGTGGGGTGCTACGTCGAATGGTAAGCAGGCGGCCGCCGTTGATGCGGCGGTGTACGCGTTGGAGGGGTTCCCCACCCATCAGTTGAGCTCCAATACCCACGGTCGGAAGCGGACTGATGCGGCTGGTGTGACGGCGCAGGCTCAAGCGATGGTTGCTGAGGCGAAGGCCCGTGCCGCTGCCGGTAGTTACAAGTTGCGGGTTGATATTCCGTCGCAGGTGCCGGCTCATAGTCGTTATAAGGCTACGGTGACGTTGCGTAATGGGGCAGGGCGTCCTGTACCTGGCGAGAAAGTGACGTTGGTGGATGGTCGTCACGAGAAGGTGACGGTGACGACGAATAAGGCCGGTGTCGGCTCGGCGTCGTTCGGCACGCTGGATCGGGCCGCGACGGTGTCAGCATCCGCGACGCTGCCAGCGACAGCAGTCACGTATGCGATCCCGTCGAACAAGAAGGCTCAGAGGGTGTTCGTCTCGGGTGCCAAAACCACGGTGAAGGCGCACGATGGCGCGTCCTTCCCTCCGCCTCCGCCTCCGCCTGTGAAGCCGCGTATTGGGACGACGGCGACGGATAAGGCTGATGGGGATCACATGATTGCTGCCCAGGGCGGCACTGTTGTTGACACGGTCAGCTATTCGGGTCTGGTCCCTGGTAAGAAGTACACCGTTTCTGGTGAGTTGATGGATAAGGCCACGGGTAAGAGCACGGGTGTGAAGGCGTCGAGGACGTTCACCCCGGCTAAGGCCACCGGCACCGTGAGTGTGGAGTTCACTGTGCCCGCTAACGTGGTGGCTGGTAAGCAGCTTGTGGCGTTCGAGCATGTCAGCTTGAACGGTAAGGCTGTGGTTGCCCACACGGACATCAACGATGTCAACCAGACCGTGAAGGTAGGGACTCCGCCTCCGCCTCCGCCTGTGAAGCCGCGTCTTGGGACGACGGCGACGGATAAGGCTGATGGGGATCACATGATCCCTGCGTCTGGCGGCACTGTTGTTGACACGGTCAGCTACTCGGGTCTGATCCCTGGCAAGACGTATCAGGTGTCTGGTGAGCTGATGGACAAGGCCACGGGTAAGAGCACGGGCGTGAAGGCGTCGAGGACGTTCACCCCGGCTAAGGCCACCGGCACCGTGAGTGTGGAGTTCACGGTGCCCGCCAACGTCGTTGCCGGTCGCGAGCTCGTGGCCTTCGAGCACGTCCGCCAGAACGGCAAGGATGTCGCAGTCCACACGGACATCAACGACGTCAACCAGACCGTGTGGGTGCCGAAGGTCGGCACGACTGCTGTTGACAAGGCTGACGGGGACCACACGGTGTCCGTCAAGGGCGGCACCGTGGTCGATACCGTCCGCTACGAGGGCCTAGAGCCTGGCAAGACGTATCAGGTGTCTGGTGAACTCATGGACAGGCACACCGGCAAGCCGACCGGCATCAAGGGGGCTGCGACGTTCACCGCGACCAAGGCCGACGGCACAGTCGACGTGACCTATACGGTTCCGGCTGGCACGGAAGGCCGGGAGTTCGTCGTGTTCGAGACGGTGACTCGCGGTGGGAAGCAGATTGCTTCTCATACCGACCTCAAGGACTCGTTGCAGACCATTTGGCAGTCGGTGATCGGCACCACGGCTGTTGATAAGGCTGATGGGGATCACATGCTTGTCGCCCAGGGCGGCACGATTGTGGACACGGTTCGTTTTGAGGGTCTGGAGCCTGGCAAGACGTATCAGGTGTCTGGTGAACTCATGGACAGGCACACCGGCAAGCCGACCGGCATCAAGGGGGCTGCGACGTTCACCGCGACCAAGGCCGACGGCACAGTCGACGTGACCTATACGGTTCCGGCTGGCACGGAAGGCCGGGAGTTCGTCGTGTTCGAGACGGTGACTCGCGGTGGGAAGCAGATTGCTTCTCATACCGACCTCAAGGACTCGTTGCAGACCATTTGGCAGTCGGTGATCGGCACCACGGCTGTTGATAAGGCTGATGGGGATCACATGATTGTCGCCCAGGGCGGCACGATTGTGGACACGGTTCGTTTTGAGGGTCTGGAGCCTGGCAAGACGTATCAGGTGTCGGGTGAGCTGATGGACAAGGCGACCGGTAAGTCGACCGGGATCAAGGGGACAGCCAAGTTCACCGCAACACAGTCTTCGGGTGCGATCGAGGTGGAGTTCGCGGTCCCGTCGGGCTATGCCGGCAGGGGGCTTGTGGCCTTCGAGACGGTGTCTGATGGTGTGCGAGTGATCGCCGAGCATCGTGATCTCAATGATCACTCTCAGACGGTGTGGGTGCCGAAGGTCGGCACGACTGCTGTTGACAAGGCCGACAAGGACCATGTTCTGGCCGCCCAGGGCGGCACGATTGTGGACACGGTTCGGTATGAGGGTCTGGAGCCTGGCAAGACGTATCAGGTGTCGGGTGAGCTGATGGACCGTCGTACGGGGAAGCCGACCGGGATCAAGGCAGCCGCCGCGTTCACCGCAACACAGTCCTCGGGTGCGATCGAGGTGGAGTTCGCGGTCCCGTCGGGCTATGCCGGCAGGGGGCTTGTGGCCTTCGAGACGATTCGGATGGGTGGTCACATTGTTGGTGCTCATGAGGATCTGGCCGATGGGGCGCAGATGGTGTCGGTGTCTCGGCCGACGAGCGGTCATGGTGCTGCCTCGGGTGGCGGGATTCATACTGGTGATGTGCCGGGTGGCCCAGATAAGGGCTTGATTGCTGGCGGGATCGTGCTGTTGGTGCTGGCTGGTGGTTGCTGGGTTGCTGCGCGTCTCCAGTGACGTATGACGATGGGGCCGGGTGAGTGCCCGGCCTCATCGTGCAGCACTGGTGGTGCCGCGAGTGATCTGCGATGACGTGATGTGGGGGCCAGACTGTGTGTGGTCTGGCCCCCACGGGGAAGGCTGAGAGTAATGCGTAATGTCACCGTGTTGGTGTTGTGTGTGGTCACGGTTCTGGCGGGGGCTGGCCTGATTTGGTGTGGGGTGACTGCGACTCCGACTCCGGACGGATGGAGTCGAGACCGTGAGGGGGCGCTGGTGATTCCGGCTCCTCATGTCGGCCATGATCCTCATCCCTCGCCTGTTGGGCCGGTGGCGCAGTCTGCGCCTGGTCAGAGCGGATCGAGGGTGATCATTCCAGCGGTGGGGATTGATGCCCGGATCGCTGGCAGGTTGAGCCAGCGTGATGACGGGGGGTGGTATCCGCCTGCTCACGGTGTGGCATGGGCTGCTGGGTCGGCACCGTTATCGGCTGCATCGGGTACGACTACGTTGGCGGGTCATGTCTGGTCGACTGGTGAGCCAGGCGTGTTTTTCCGTCTTCGGGAGGTCCGTGTTGGTCATGAGATCGCCGTGACCGATGAGGGGCGGCACCTGAGCCGGTACCGGGTCACCGACATCACGGTGACCCCTAAAGCGATGCTTCCGCCGTCGGCGTGGGGTACTCGTTCTGGTCCCCGCCGCCTGATTCTGGTGACGTGTGGTGGTCGCGAGACCGGTCGCGCCGGTCATCGGTCGTGGGACAGTAATGTGATCGTGGTAGCAGAACATGTGAAGGATGTCTGATGCGAATCAATAAAGGATTAGTTGTGATGGCTGTGGTAGCAGTGGGTGCTACCGGATGTACTCATGGGGGTGGTGTCAAGGCTGAGCCTGCCGCTCAGATGGTCTCGACACCGACGCCGTCGGCAGTGCACTTTACCCCGGGCCAGACTCCCGATGTGTCGCCGACGCCGAGTCGCGTGGTGACGCCAACGTCGCGTCCTCGGGCCGCTACGTCTACCCCGAAGGCGGCTAGTTCGTCGGCCCACAGCGTTCCGGTAACTCGGAAAACGGTCCACGCCGCATCTCACACAGTTGAATCGGCCGCGACCCACGAGACGCGTCGGTCGGAGCACGCACATCATCCCCGTGGCAGGTCTGTGTCTGGGGCAACCAGCGCGACGACACAGAAGCCAGTCCGCGCCGCATCTCATCGAGCGCGAAAGCCTCAGTCGGCGCGCCGTACGGGTGGCTCGGCTGCATCGGTGGCTGGGTTTGCGCCGGGGACGTCGGTCAGTGCTGCCCAGTCTCAGCAGGTGATGGTCGCCGATCGTACGTCTGGGACACATGGAACGTGGGCCCGTTATCAGTGGGAAGGACCTTCGAAGGGGTGGGTGAAGGTTTCTGCCTCTGGTGTGGGCTCAGTGTTTGGGTCTCGCGGTGTTGTTGCGGCCTCTCAGCGTCGTCAGGGTACGAACACGACTCCGGCTGGCACGTTTGGGATTGTCTCGGCTTTCGGGGTGGGTAATCCTGGCACGAAACTGCCCTACCGCAAGATCGGTCGGTGTTCGTGGTGGATTGGGGACCCGACCCAGCGTGATTACAACCGGTGGCGTGAGGACTGCTCGGCGCTGTCGAAGTCCGACAATGAGCATTTGGCTGATTATGCGGGGTCGTTGTATCGGCAGGCAGGCGTGATTTCATACAACTATTACTCGCCTACCCGTTACGGTGCCGGATCGGGCTCCGCGATTTTCCTGCACTACGCGACTCAGTACACGGGCGGCTGTGTGGGAGTCAATTCGCATTCTGAGCTCAACGCGACCTTGCGGTGGCTTGATCCTGCGAAGAATCCCCGCATCGTCATCAAAGCATGACACAGCTTGAGAGGACCTTTATTCATGCTTAAGCGTACTATTGCAGCCCTCGTGGCTGGCAGTGTTGCCACGATCGTTCCGGCTGTTTCTCCTATAA
The genomic region above belongs to Cutibacterium equinum and contains:
- a CDS encoding class F sortase, with translation MRNVTVLVLCVVTVLAGAGLIWCGVTATPTPDGWSRDREGALVIPAPHVGHDPHPSPVGPVAQSAPGQSGSRVIIPAVGIDARIAGRLSQRDDGGWYPPAHGVAWAAGSAPLSAASGTTTLAGHVWSTGEPGVFFRLREVRVGHEIAVTDEGRHLSRYRVTDITVTPKAMLPPSAWGTRSGPRRLILVTCGGRETGRAGHRSWDSNVIVVAEHVKDV
- a CDS encoding VaFE repeat-containing surface-anchored protein is translated as MKINYSDGWIGSYRLDNKTHRGSTGQFYCADPSRIGPSVGGTYQSRGSTRTWARDGGGSLSPAAVAQVAWVLGKWGATSNGKQAAAVDAAVYALEGFPTHQLSSNTHGRKRTDAAGVTAQAQAMVAEAKARAAAGSYKLRVDIPSQVPAHSRYKATVTLRNGAGRPVPGEKVTLVDGRHEKVTVTTNKAGVGSASFGTLDRAATVSASATLPATAVTYAIPSNKKAQRVFVSGAKTTVKAHDGASFPPPPPPPVKPRIGTTATDKADGDHMIAAQGGTVVDTVSYSGLVPGKKYTVSGELMDKATGKSTGVKASRTFTPAKATGTVSVEFTVPANVVAGKQLVAFEHVSLNGKAVVAHTDINDVNQTVKVGTPPPPPPVKPRLGTTATDKADGDHMIPASGGTVVDTVSYSGLIPGKTYQVSGELMDKATGKSTGVKASRTFTPAKATGTVSVEFTVPANVVAGRELVAFEHVRQNGKDVAVHTDINDVNQTVWVPKVGTTAVDKADGDHTVSVKGGTVVDTVRYEGLEPGKTYQVSGELMDRHTGKPTGIKGAATFTATKADGTVDVTYTVPAGTEGREFVVFETVTRGGKQIASHTDLKDSLQTIWQSVIGTTAVDKADGDHMLVAQGGTIVDTVRFEGLEPGKTYQVSGELMDRHTGKPTGIKGAATFTATKADGTVDVTYTVPAGTEGREFVVFETVTRGGKQIASHTDLKDSLQTIWQSVIGTTAVDKADGDHMIVAQGGTIVDTVRFEGLEPGKTYQVSGELMDKATGKSTGIKGTAKFTATQSSGAIEVEFAVPSGYAGRGLVAFETVSDGVRVIAEHRDLNDHSQTVWVPKVGTTAVDKADKDHVLAAQGGTIVDTVRYEGLEPGKTYQVSGELMDRRTGKPTGIKAAAAFTATQSSGAIEVEFAVPSGYAGRGLVAFETIRMGGHIVGAHEDLADGAQMVSVSRPTSGHGAASGGGIHTGDVPGGPDKGLIAGGIVLLVLAGGCWVAARLQ
- a CDS encoding L,D-transpeptidase family protein; this translates as MKVSASGVGSVFGSRGVVAASQRRQGTNTTPAGTFGIVSAFGVGNPGTKLPYRKIGRCSWWIGDPTQRDYNRWREDCSALSKSDNEHLADYAGSLYRQAGVISYNYYSPTRYGAGSGSAIFLHYATQYTGGCVGVNSHSELNATLRWLDPAKNPRIVIKA